In Ficedula albicollis isolate OC2 chromosome 19, FicAlb1.5, whole genome shotgun sequence, one DNA window encodes the following:
- the LIG3 gene encoding DNA ligase 3 isoform X2 encodes MPTGGRALSHAARALGRGTALSCPRPQLPVPRAPSCSAGLSPACWCQLLLQPVSVPSPKQRRAARAFPLSLLLGSWLRSACTAAEDMAEQRYCVDYAKRGTAGCKKCKEKIVKGMVRIGKIVPNPFTESGGDMKEWYHVKCIFEKLDKARATTKKIEDITDLEGWEELQDEDKEIINKHISEANAKTGGTPKKKVIVQAKLTATGQLTTKDPPKKFSGFTAKPKNSEDAPANSAQQPSLSAARCDPKHKDCLLREFRKLCTMVAENPSYNVKTQIIRDFLRKGSAGDGFHGDVYLTIKMLLPGVIKIVYNLNDKQIVKLFSRIFNYNQEEMIRDLEQGDVSETVRICFERSKTCPPAARSVLTIQEVDEFLIQLSKLTKEDDQQSVLQQISRRCTGNDLKCIIRLIKHDLRIYAGAKHVLDALDPNAYEAFKASRNLQDVVERVLQNQLESEKEPGLKKTLSVQASLMTPVQPMLAEACKSIEYAMKKCPNGMYAEIKYDGERVQVHKNGDHFSYFSRSLKPVLPHKVAHFKDFIPQAFPGGQSMILDSEVLLIDNKTGKPLPFGTLGVHKKAAFQDANVCLFVFDCIYFNNVSLMDRPLCERRKFLHDNMVEIPNRILFSEMKHVTKASDLADMITRVIREGLEGLVLKDLKGNYEPGKRHWLKVKKDYLNEGAMADTADLVVLGAFYGQGSKGGMMSIFLMGCYDPKSEKWCTVTKCSGGHDDATLARLQTELDMVKISKDPSKIPRWLKINKIYYPDFIVPDPKKAPVWEITGAEFSRAEAHTADGISIRFPRCTRIRHDKDWQSATNLQQLKELYQLSKEKADFSVTAGEEDESTAGSSGENDGNSRSSTPHSSIKSPPSKSPAKAQKAEESKGVIGSPEKSEEKRGEKRKASELEDNGKKLPLLDIFTGVKLYLAPSVKDFARIRRYFIAFDGDLVSELDTASATHVIGDIGDSPGAVRVTPRWIWECIRKRRLVAPC; translated from the exons ATGCCCACGGGCGGCAGGGCGCTGTCACACGCTGCCCGCGCTCTCGGCAGGGGCACTGCGCTGTCCTGCCCTCGCCCGCAGCTCCCCGTGCCCAGAGCGCCGTCCTGCTCTGCCGGACTCAGCCCCGCTTGctggtgccagctgctgctccagcctgtctCCGTGCCATCCCCAAAGCAGCGCCGTGCTGCCCGcgcttttcctctctccctgcttttGGGCAGCTGGCTGCGCTCGGCCTGCACGGCTGCAGAGGACATGGCAGAGCAGCGCTACTGCGTGGACTATGCCAAGCGAGGCACCGCGGGCTGCAAGAAGTGCAAGGAGAAGATCGTGAAGGGGATGGTGCGCATTGGGAAGATCGTTCCCAATCCTTTCACCGAGTCTGGAGGGGACATGAAGGAGTGGTACCATGTCAAGTGCATCTTTGAGAAGCTGGACAAGGCCCGGGCCACCACCAAGAAAATCGAAGACATCACAGACTTGGAGGggtgggaagagctgcaggatgaggaCAAAGAAATAATCAACAAGCACATCTCAG aagCCAATGCCAAGACTGGAGGTACCCCGAAGAAAAAGGTGATAGTGCAGGCAAAACTCACTGCCACAGGACAGCTGACCACAAAAGATCCACCAAAGAAATTCTCTGGATTCACGG CCAAGCCAAAGAATTCAGAAGATGCCCCTGCAAActcagcccagcagcccagcctgtcTGCAGCCAGGTGTGACCCCAAGCACAAGGACTGCCTGCTGCGGGAGTTCCGCAAGCTCTGTACCATGGTGGCTGAGAACCCCAGCTACAATGTGAAAACTCAGATCATCCGGGACTTCCTCAGGAAGGGATCTGCAGGAG ATGGTTTTCATGGTGATGTATACCTGACCATTAAGATGCTGTTACCAGGTGTCATTAAAATAGTTTACAACTTGAATGATAAGCAGATTGTAAAGCTGTTCAGCAGGATTTTTAACTACAACCAGGAAGAAATGATCCGggacctggagcag GGAGATGTTTCTGAGACCGTGCGGATCTGCTTCGAGCGGAGCAAGACGTGtcctccagcagccaggagcgTCCTGACCATCCAGGAGGTGGATGAATTCCTCATCCAGCTCTCCAAGCTCACCAAGGAGGATGaccagcagagtgtcctgcaGCAGATCAGTCGCAG gtgTACGGGCAACGACCTGAAGTGCATCATCAGGCTAATTAAGCATGACTTGAGAATTTATGCTGGAGCAAAGCACGT GCTGGATGCTCTGGATCCCAATGCCTACGAGGCCTTCAAGGCCTCCAGGAATCTGCAGGACGTGGTGGAACGGGTGCTGCAGAACCAGCTGGAGTCTGAGAAGGAGCCAGGGCTGAAGAAGACCCTGAGTGTGCAGGCCTCACTCATGACCCCAGTGCAGCCCATGCTG gcTGAGGCCTGCAAGTCCATCGAGTACGCCATGAAGAAGTGTCCCAACGGGATGTACGCCGAGATCAAGTACGACGGCGAGCGCGTGCAGGTGCACAAGAACGGGGATCACTTCAGCTACTTCAGCAGGAGCCTCAAACCTGTGCTCCCCCACAAA gTAGCCCATTTTAAGGATTTCATCCCCCAGGCTTTCCCTGGTGGGCAGAGTATGATCCTGGATTCAGAAGTTCTCCTGATTGACAATAAAACTGGCAAGCCACTTCCTTTTGGGACTCTTGGTGTgcacaag aaagctgctttccaggatGCCAACGTTTGCCTGTTTGTGTTTGACTGCATCTACTTCAACAATGTCAGCCTGATGgacag GCCCCTGTGTGAACGGCGCAAGTTCCTCCACGACAACATGGTGGAGATCCCCAACAGGATCCTGTTCTCAGAGATGAAACATGTCACA AAAGCTTCAGATCTGGCAGACATGATCACCCGAGTCATCCGggaggggctggaagggctggTGCTGAAAGATTTAAAG GGAAATTACGAACCAGGGAAGCGCCACTGGCTGAAGGTGAAGAAGGATTATCTCAACGAGGGGGCAATGGCTGACACAGCTGacctggtggtgctgggggctTTCTATGGACAGGGCAGTAAAG gtggGATGATGTCCATCTTCCTCATGGGCTGCTATGACCCCAAGAGTGAGAAGTGGTGCACGGTGACCAAGTGCTCTGGTGGCCACGACGACGCCACCCTGGCACGtctgcagacagagctggacatGGTGAAGATCAGCAAG GATCCTAGTAAAATTCCAAGGTGgctaaaaattaacaaaatctACTACCCAGACTTCATTGTCCCAGATCCAAAG AAAGCCCCAGTGTGGGAGATCACCGGGGCCGAGTTCTCGCGGGCCGAGGCGCACACTGCCGACGGCATCTCCATCCGCTTCCCGCGCTGCACCCGCATCCGCCACGACAAGGACTGGCAGAGTGCCACcaacctgcagcagctcaag gagctgtaCCAGCTCTCCAAGGAGAAGGCTGATTTCAGTGTTACAGCTGGGGAGGAAGATGAgtccacagctggcagcagtggagAGAATGATGGGAATTCCAGGTCTTCCACACCTCACAGCAGTATTAAGAGTCCCCCAAGCAAGTCACCTGCAAAAGCCCAGAAGGCAGAAG agAGCAAAGGAGTCATTGGCTCCCCTGAGAAATCCGAGGAGAAACgaggggagaagagaaaagcatCCGAGCTGGAGGACAATGGAAAGAAG cTGCCGCTGCTGGACATTTTCACGGGGGTGAAGCTGTACCTGGCGCCCTCCGTGAAGGACTTTGCCCGAATCCGCCGCTACTTCATCGCCTTCGACGGGGACCTGGTGTCAGAGTTGGACACGGCCTCGGCCACGCACGTCATCGGGGACATCGGGGACAGCCCCGGCGCCGTGCGCGTCACGCCCCGCTGGATCTGGGAGTGCATCCGCAAGCGCCGGCTGGTGGCGCCGTGCTAG
- the RFFL gene encoding E3 ubiquitin-protein ligase rififylin: MWASCCNWFCVDGSPEEMQPPAAAPAQAYSNPGFSSFPSPTASEQSCKACGRHFDSSSSKHICLDCKKNFCTSCSNQPEGGPLLCHLCQRFRATAFQREELIKMKVKDLRDYLALHEISTEFCREKEDLVFLILGQQPAITREDQIRTNTFNTSARGQQDFVSHPPANLASPTSDESSVSADPISSSEAQEHQQANGHVPPSPAYGTAAENAAEEAAAEDETQSSDSEDNLVLGRKASLSDLTSIGDINALSVRQLKEILARNFVNYKGCCEKWELLERVTRLYREKDLQHLVLDTDDQTGGAGPPSTEDNLCRICMDAPTDCVLLECGHMVTCTKCGKRMSECPICRQYVIRAVHVFRT; this comes from the exons ATGTGGGCGAGCTGCTGTAACTGGTTCTGTGTGGATGGCTCCCCCGAGGAGATGCAGCCGCCGGCGGCAGCGCCAGCCCAGGCCTACTCCAACCCCGgcttcagctccttcccctctcccactgCCTCCGAGCAGAGCTGCAAAGCCTGTGGCAGGCACTTCGACAGCTCCTCCAGCAAG CACATCTGCTTGGACTGTAAGAAGAACTTTTGCACGTCCTGCTCAAACCAGCCCGAGGGGGggcccctgctctgccacctctgccagcGCTTCCGGGCCACGGCTTTTCAGCGCGAGGAGCTGATCAAGATGAAGGTGAAGGATCTCAGAGATTACCTGGCACTGCATGAGATTTCCACGGAGTTCTGTCGGGAAAAGGAGGACCTGGTATTCCTGATCCTTGGCCAGCAGCCTGCAATTACCCGGGAAGATCAGATAAGAACAAACACATTTAACACCAGTGCCCGTGGACAGCAAGACTTTGTGAGTCACCCCCCAGCCAACCTGGCCTCTCCTACCTCAGATGAGTCCTCAGTGTCTGCAGATCCCATCTCAAGTTCAGAAGCTCAGGAACACCAACAG GCCAATGGTCATGTGCCTCCAAGCCCAGCCTATGGAACAGCAGCTGAGAATGcagcagaagaagcagcagcagaggatgagACACAG TCTAGTGACTCTGAGGATAacctggtgctgggcaggaaggCCTCCCTGTCTGACCTGACCAGCATCGGGGACATCAACGCGCTCTCCGTGCGCCAGCTCAAGGAGATCCTCGCCCGCAACTTCGTCAACTACAAAGGCTGCTGTGAgaagtgggagctgctggagagggtcACTCGCCTCTACAGGGAGAAGGACCTTCAACATCTAG TTTTGGACACTGACGATCAAACTG GTGGTGCAGGGCCCCCCAGCACCGAGGACAACCTGTGCAGGATCTGCATGGACGCTCCCACCGActgtgtgctgctggagtgCGGGCACATGGTGACGTGCACCAAGTGCGGGAAGCGCATGAGCGAGTGCCCCATCTGCCGCCAGTACGTCATCAGGGCCGTGCACGTCTTCAGGACCTAG
- the LIG3 gene encoding DNA ligase 3 isoform X1 encodes MPTGGRALSHAARALGRGTALSCPRPQLPVPRAPSCSAGLSPACWCQLLLQPVSVPSPKQRRAARAFPLSLLLGSWLRSACTAAEDMAEQRYCVDYAKRGTAGCKKCKEKIVKGMVRIGKIVPNPFTESGGDMKEWYHVKCIFEKLDKARATTKKIEDITDLEGWEELQDEDKEIINKHISEANAKTGGTPKKKVIVQAKLTATGQLTTKDPPKKFSGFTAKPKNSEDAPANSAQQPSLSAARCDPKHKDCLLREFRKLCTMVAENPSYNVKTQIIRDFLRKGSAGDGFHGDVYLTIKMLLPGVIKIVYNLNDKQIVKLFSRIFNYNQEEMIRDLEQGDVSETVRICFERSKTCPPAARSVLTIQEVDEFLIQLSKLTKEDDQQSVLQQISRRCTGNDLKCIIRLIKHDLRIYAGAKHVLDALDPNAYEAFKASRNLQDVVERVLQNQLESEKEPGLKKTLSVQASLMTPVQPMLAEACKSIEYAMKKCPNGMYAEIKYDGERVQVHKNGDHFSYFSRSLKPVLPHKVAHFKDFIPQAFPGGQSMILDSEVLLIDNKTGKPLPFGTLGVHKKAAFQDANVCLFVFDCIYFNNVSLMDRPLCERRKFLHDNMVEIPNRILFSEMKHVTKASDLADMITRVIREGLEGLVLKDLKGNYEPGKRHWLKVKKDYLNEGAMADTADLVVLGAFYGQGSKGGMMSIFLMGCYDPKSEKWCTVTKCSGGHDDATLARLQTELDMVKISKDPSKIPRWLKINKIYYPDFIVPDPKKAPVWEITGAEFSRAEAHTADGISIRFPRCTRIRHDKDWQSATNLQQLKELYQLSKEKADFSVTAGEEDESTAGSSGENDGNSRSSTPHSSIKSPPSKSPAKAQKAEESKGVIGSPEKSEEKRGEKRKASELEDNGKKVQSGARQPQGGVGEPGAAIVRSFPSQARFCPSSASPSPQLPLLDIFTGVKLYLAPSVKDFARIRRYFIAFDGDLVSELDTASATHVIGDIGDSPGAVRVTPRWIWECIRKRRLVAPC; translated from the exons ATGCCCACGGGCGGCAGGGCGCTGTCACACGCTGCCCGCGCTCTCGGCAGGGGCACTGCGCTGTCCTGCCCTCGCCCGCAGCTCCCCGTGCCCAGAGCGCCGTCCTGCTCTGCCGGACTCAGCCCCGCTTGctggtgccagctgctgctccagcctgtctCCGTGCCATCCCCAAAGCAGCGCCGTGCTGCCCGcgcttttcctctctccctgcttttGGGCAGCTGGCTGCGCTCGGCCTGCACGGCTGCAGAGGACATGGCAGAGCAGCGCTACTGCGTGGACTATGCCAAGCGAGGCACCGCGGGCTGCAAGAAGTGCAAGGAGAAGATCGTGAAGGGGATGGTGCGCATTGGGAAGATCGTTCCCAATCCTTTCACCGAGTCTGGAGGGGACATGAAGGAGTGGTACCATGTCAAGTGCATCTTTGAGAAGCTGGACAAGGCCCGGGCCACCACCAAGAAAATCGAAGACATCACAGACTTGGAGGggtgggaagagctgcaggatgaggaCAAAGAAATAATCAACAAGCACATCTCAG aagCCAATGCCAAGACTGGAGGTACCCCGAAGAAAAAGGTGATAGTGCAGGCAAAACTCACTGCCACAGGACAGCTGACCACAAAAGATCCACCAAAGAAATTCTCTGGATTCACGG CCAAGCCAAAGAATTCAGAAGATGCCCCTGCAAActcagcccagcagcccagcctgtcTGCAGCCAGGTGTGACCCCAAGCACAAGGACTGCCTGCTGCGGGAGTTCCGCAAGCTCTGTACCATGGTGGCTGAGAACCCCAGCTACAATGTGAAAACTCAGATCATCCGGGACTTCCTCAGGAAGGGATCTGCAGGAG ATGGTTTTCATGGTGATGTATACCTGACCATTAAGATGCTGTTACCAGGTGTCATTAAAATAGTTTACAACTTGAATGATAAGCAGATTGTAAAGCTGTTCAGCAGGATTTTTAACTACAACCAGGAAGAAATGATCCGggacctggagcag GGAGATGTTTCTGAGACCGTGCGGATCTGCTTCGAGCGGAGCAAGACGTGtcctccagcagccaggagcgTCCTGACCATCCAGGAGGTGGATGAATTCCTCATCCAGCTCTCCAAGCTCACCAAGGAGGATGaccagcagagtgtcctgcaGCAGATCAGTCGCAG gtgTACGGGCAACGACCTGAAGTGCATCATCAGGCTAATTAAGCATGACTTGAGAATTTATGCTGGAGCAAAGCACGT GCTGGATGCTCTGGATCCCAATGCCTACGAGGCCTTCAAGGCCTCCAGGAATCTGCAGGACGTGGTGGAACGGGTGCTGCAGAACCAGCTGGAGTCTGAGAAGGAGCCAGGGCTGAAGAAGACCCTGAGTGTGCAGGCCTCACTCATGACCCCAGTGCAGCCCATGCTG gcTGAGGCCTGCAAGTCCATCGAGTACGCCATGAAGAAGTGTCCCAACGGGATGTACGCCGAGATCAAGTACGACGGCGAGCGCGTGCAGGTGCACAAGAACGGGGATCACTTCAGCTACTTCAGCAGGAGCCTCAAACCTGTGCTCCCCCACAAA gTAGCCCATTTTAAGGATTTCATCCCCCAGGCTTTCCCTGGTGGGCAGAGTATGATCCTGGATTCAGAAGTTCTCCTGATTGACAATAAAACTGGCAAGCCACTTCCTTTTGGGACTCTTGGTGTgcacaag aaagctgctttccaggatGCCAACGTTTGCCTGTTTGTGTTTGACTGCATCTACTTCAACAATGTCAGCCTGATGgacag GCCCCTGTGTGAACGGCGCAAGTTCCTCCACGACAACATGGTGGAGATCCCCAACAGGATCCTGTTCTCAGAGATGAAACATGTCACA AAAGCTTCAGATCTGGCAGACATGATCACCCGAGTCATCCGggaggggctggaagggctggTGCTGAAAGATTTAAAG GGAAATTACGAACCAGGGAAGCGCCACTGGCTGAAGGTGAAGAAGGATTATCTCAACGAGGGGGCAATGGCTGACACAGCTGacctggtggtgctgggggctTTCTATGGACAGGGCAGTAAAG gtggGATGATGTCCATCTTCCTCATGGGCTGCTATGACCCCAAGAGTGAGAAGTGGTGCACGGTGACCAAGTGCTCTGGTGGCCACGACGACGCCACCCTGGCACGtctgcagacagagctggacatGGTGAAGATCAGCAAG GATCCTAGTAAAATTCCAAGGTGgctaaaaattaacaaaatctACTACCCAGACTTCATTGTCCCAGATCCAAAG AAAGCCCCAGTGTGGGAGATCACCGGGGCCGAGTTCTCGCGGGCCGAGGCGCACACTGCCGACGGCATCTCCATCCGCTTCCCGCGCTGCACCCGCATCCGCCACGACAAGGACTGGCAGAGTGCCACcaacctgcagcagctcaag gagctgtaCCAGCTCTCCAAGGAGAAGGCTGATTTCAGTGTTACAGCTGGGGAGGAAGATGAgtccacagctggcagcagtggagAGAATGATGGGAATTCCAGGTCTTCCACACCTCACAGCAGTATTAAGAGTCCCCCAAGCAAGTCACCTGCAAAAGCCCAGAAGGCAGAAG agAGCAAAGGAGTCATTGGCTCCCCTGAGAAATCCGAGGAGAAACgaggggagaagagaaaagcatCCGAGCTGGAGGACAATGGAAAGAAGGTACAGTCAGGggccaggcagccccagggcgGGGTGGGGGAGCCTGGGGCCGCTATTGTCCGTTCATTTCCATCCCAAGCGAGGTTTTGCCcgagctctgcctctccttcccctcagcTGCCGCTGCTGGACATTTTCACGGGGGTGAAGCTGTACCTGGCGCCCTCCGTGAAGGACTTTGCCCGAATCCGCCGCTACTTCATCGCCTTCGACGGGGACCTGGTGTCAGAGTTGGACACGGCCTCGGCCACGCACGTCATCGGGGACATCGGGGACAGCCCCGGCGCCGTGCGCGTCACGCCCCGCTGGATCTGGGAGTGCATCCGCAAGCGCCGGCTGGTGGCGCCGTGCTAG